The following proteins are encoded in a genomic region of Bradyrhizobium sp. SK17:
- a CDS encoding MFS transporter: MSITFSPSGVGSVGVQNPELATSFRRAQWRMLFAAMFCYLFFYTGRQTFGFAIPGIQAEFGVTKEALGWASAALLWCYAVGQAINGNLGDKFGGRRVMSAGAILSFIMNWATSLSTGIVSLTAFWGINGYFQSMGWAPGSRLLSNWWGRHERGTVYGLYTFAAGLASVLSFVTSLVVVGYFQLDWRWIFRIPVVLLLLGGIAFYLIAREKPEDMGFASPHDEADDVAASEAAIDANEGSLARYKAVLSNWRLLVAGVSIGFQNAARYGLLVWVPVHFLGSNWAKAGTTSVIDPRWISIALPVGMAVGAFSNGWVSDKVFGSRRYLAIVLYMVLAAVTSLCMYAIPTSDVYLGMTVLFLCGFFTYGPQSSFWALCPDLVGHKRAGTATGVMNFFAYLFAGLGEPMIGHFMDKHNQTSLVFLVVAICATASAVVAAFIRR; the protein is encoded by the coding sequence ATGTCGATCACGTTCAGTCCGTCGGGCGTCGGCTCGGTCGGAGTCCAGAATCCGGAGCTTGCGACATCGTTCCGCCGCGCGCAGTGGCGGATGCTGTTCGCGGCGATGTTCTGCTATCTGTTCTTCTACACCGGGCGGCAAACCTTCGGTTTCGCGATTCCCGGCATCCAGGCCGAGTTCGGCGTCACCAAGGAGGCGCTCGGCTGGGCCAGCGCGGCGCTGTTGTGGTGCTATGCGGTCGGCCAGGCCATCAACGGCAATCTCGGCGACAAGTTCGGCGGCCGCCGCGTGATGAGCGCGGGCGCGATCCTCTCCTTCATCATGAACTGGGCGACCAGCCTCTCGACCGGCATCGTCAGCCTGACCGCGTTCTGGGGCATCAACGGCTATTTCCAGTCGATGGGATGGGCGCCGGGCAGCCGGCTGCTGTCGAACTGGTGGGGCCGGCACGAGCGCGGCACGGTCTACGGGCTCTACACTTTCGCGGCGGGTCTCGCCTCGGTGCTGTCCTTCGTCACCTCGCTGGTCGTGGTCGGCTATTTTCAGCTCGACTGGCGCTGGATCTTCCGCATCCCGGTCGTGCTGCTGCTGCTCGGCGGCATCGCGTTCTACCTGATCGCGCGCGAGAAGCCGGAGGACATGGGCTTTGCCTCGCCGCATGACGAGGCCGACGACGTCGCCGCCAGCGAAGCTGCTATCGACGCCAATGAGGGTTCGCTCGCGCGCTACAAGGCGGTGCTGTCGAACTGGCGCCTGCTGGTCGCCGGTGTCTCGATCGGCTTCCAGAACGCCGCGCGCTACGGCCTGCTGGTGTGGGTGCCCGTGCACTTCCTCGGCAGCAACTGGGCCAAGGCCGGCACCACCTCGGTGATCGATCCGCGCTGGATCAGCATTGCGCTGCCGGTCGGCATGGCGGTCGGCGCATTCAGCAATGGCTGGGTCTCGGACAAGGTGTTCGGCTCGCGGCGTTACCTCGCCATCGTGCTCTACATGGTGCTCGCCGCGGTCACCTCGCTGTGCATGTATGCGATCCCGACGTCGGACGTCTATCTCGGGATGACGGTGCTGTTCCTGTGCGGCTTCTTCACTTATGGCCCGCAATCCTCGTTCTGGGCACTGTGCCCGGATCTGGTTGGCCACAAGCGGGCCGGGACCGCGACCGGGGTGATGAACTTCTTCGCCTATCTGTTCGCAGGTCTCGGCGAGCCGATGATCGGCCATTTCATGGACAAGCATAACCAAACGTCGCTGGTGTTCCTGGTGGTCGCGATCTGCGCGACCGCGAGCGCGGTGGTCGCGGCCTTCATTCGCCGCTGA
- the psrA gene encoding iron-containing alcohol dehydrogenase PsrA, whose product MVWSYCNPVRIEFGADSFDKLPALIGKRAYALVTYGEPFFDELERRLRAAAGPSVLTIRDVAPNPDYRLLTEQSARFAGLASQPEVIVALGGGSVIDSAKVFAAAGGDFATVKTYLETQQGAERLAAIPIIAVPTTAGTGSEVTCWGTVWDEANGKKYSLARASLYPTHAVIDPRLMLGKPQLLTISTGLDALSHALESIWNVNNNPVSANHAVAAARGVLDVLPKLANDLGNLELRSRMAQAALCAGLAFSNTKTAIAHSLSYPITLRHGVQHGIACSFSLPMVLRSVKGAGGLCEDSLRQIFGADLTRAADDLEDFMARLGISCNPAAYRIERAEWHALIADSLEGERGRNFLGSKERLIEASQTQRMPSAVSA is encoded by the coding sequence ATGGTCTGGAGCTATTGCAACCCGGTAAGGATCGAATTCGGAGCCGACAGCTTCGACAAGCTGCCGGCGTTGATCGGCAAGCGCGCCTACGCGCTCGTGACCTATGGCGAGCCGTTCTTCGACGAATTGGAGCGGCGGTTGCGCGCCGCGGCAGGCCCGTCCGTCCTGACGATCCGCGACGTCGCCCCCAATCCGGACTACCGCCTGCTCACCGAGCAGTCCGCGCGCTTTGCCGGGCTTGCCAGTCAGCCCGAGGTGATCGTCGCGCTCGGCGGCGGCTCGGTGATCGATTCCGCAAAGGTGTTCGCGGCGGCGGGCGGTGACTTCGCGACAGTCAAAACCTATCTCGAGACGCAGCAGGGCGCCGAGCGCCTCGCGGCGATCCCGATCATCGCGGTGCCGACCACCGCCGGCACCGGCAGCGAGGTGACCTGCTGGGGCACGGTGTGGGACGAGGCCAACGGCAAGAAATATTCGCTGGCACGCGCATCGCTCTATCCGACCCATGCAGTGATCGATCCCCGGCTGATGCTCGGCAAGCCGCAGCTGCTCACCATCAGCACCGGCCTCGACGCGCTGTCGCATGCGCTGGAGAGCATCTGGAACGTCAACAACAATCCGGTGTCGGCCAATCACGCGGTGGCGGCGGCGCGTGGTGTTCTCGACGTGCTGCCGAAGCTCGCCAATGATCTCGGCAATCTCGAGCTGCGCAGCCGCATGGCGCAAGCGGCGCTGTGCGCGGGCCTGGCGTTCTCCAACACCAAGACCGCGATCGCGCATTCGCTGTCCTATCCGATCACGCTGCGGCACGGCGTGCAGCACGGCATCGCCTGCTCGTTCTCGCTGCCGATGGTGCTGCGGAGCGTGAAGGGGGCGGGCGGGCTCTGCGAGGACAGCCTGCGGCAGATCTTCGGTGCTGACCTCACGCGGGCGGCCGACGATCTCGAGGACTTCATGGCGCGGCTCGGCATCTCCTGCAATCCGGCCGCCTACAGGATCGAACGTGCGGAATGGCACGCGCTGATCGCGGACTCGCTCGAGGGCGAGCGCGGCCGCAACTTCCTTGGCTCGAAGGAGCGGCTGATCGAGGCATCGCAGACACAACGCATGCCGAGCGCGGTCAGCGCGTGA
- a CDS encoding aspartate/glutamate racemase family protein, which translates to MTRPVRLGMLTPSSNTALEPITCAMLSGVANVTAHFSRFKVTEIALSDSALRQFDASEILRAAELLAHAKVDVIAWNGTSAGWLGFDRDESLCEQITAATGIKACTTVLAYRDLLRRIGAQRIGLVTPYRRDVQERIIANWNAAGLHCPAERHLALQDNFSFAEVSEVEIARLIEEVVREGCDVAVVLCTNMRGAGAAERLERGFGVPVLDSIAVTLWASLAAAGCDPSCVHGWGSLFSNPDLRAAAAIHIDDTISDHDDEGER; encoded by the coding sequence ATGACACGTCCCGTCCGGCTCGGCATGCTGACGCCGTCATCGAACACCGCGCTCGAGCCGATCACCTGCGCGATGCTGTCAGGCGTCGCCAACGTCACGGCGCATTTCTCGCGCTTCAAGGTGACCGAGATCGCGCTGTCGGACTCGGCACTGCGCCAGTTCGACGCCAGCGAGATCCTGCGCGCGGCGGAGCTGCTGGCCCATGCCAAGGTCGATGTCATCGCCTGGAACGGCACCTCGGCTGGCTGGCTCGGCTTCGATCGCGACGAAAGCCTTTGCGAGCAGATCACCGCTGCGACCGGAATCAAGGCCTGCACCACCGTGCTGGCCTACCGCGACCTGCTGCGCCGGATCGGGGCACAGCGCATCGGGTTGGTGACGCCGTATCGCCGGGACGTGCAGGAGCGGATCATCGCCAACTGGAATGCGGCAGGGTTGCATTGCCCCGCCGAGCGGCATCTCGCTTTGCAGGACAATTTTTCCTTTGCCGAGGTCAGCGAGGTCGAGATCGCCCGCCTGATCGAGGAGGTGGTGCGCGAGGGCTGCGATGTCGCCGTCGTGCTCTGCACCAACATGCGCGGCGCCGGCGCGGCCGAACGGCTGGAGCGCGGATTTGGCGTGCCGGTGCTGGATTCGATCGCGGTGACGCTGTGGGCATCGCTCGCCGCGGCCGGCTGCGATCCGTCCTGCGTGCACGGCTGGGGCAGCCTGTTCTCGAACCCCGATCTGCGCGCGGCGGCCGCGATCCACATCGATGACACGATCAGCGATCATGACGATGAAGGCGAGCGGTGA
- a CDS encoding MFS transporter, protein MSDQASTIAMADTAKPSGVRWKIFLLMLFLISINYIDRASLSVAMPVIAKEFDIDPAMQGLILSSFFWTYALMQVPGGMLADRFKPRIVIAAATLFWGFFQALAALSTSWMLLLLTRLGLGASEAPIYPAGGKLNAIWMTQTERGRGATLLDGGAPLGAALGSIVIAWLMAAFSSWRVAFVIAGVGTMLCGLWAWYYIRNAPREHPSVNEAEARYLEEAHAIEDAATPPSSGASWMAYFRFRSVWCMCLGWMFFNTTFYGLLTWMPTYLFKVHGFDIKALGGASFIIFFAGFVGELVGGWIGDNWRARGGAPNTVFRTLFAIAAIMATVSIFLVAYVTNAVAVVVLLSTTLFFLRWCGMYWAIPSALAGRGKSGFLGGCMNLGGNIAGITTPLIIGFIVQATGSYFLALMYFAAAGVALLICSTLIDYSRKLPV, encoded by the coding sequence ATGAGCGATCAGGCGTCGACCATCGCAATGGCAGATACGGCGAAGCCATCCGGCGTGCGCTGGAAGATCTTCCTGCTGATGCTGTTCCTGATCTCGATCAACTACATCGATCGCGCCTCGCTGTCGGTCGCAATGCCGGTGATCGCCAAGGAGTTCGACATCGATCCTGCGATGCAGGGCCTGATCCTGAGTTCGTTCTTCTGGACCTACGCGCTGATGCAGGTGCCGGGCGGCATGCTGGCCGACCGCTTCAAGCCACGCATCGTGATCGCCGCCGCGACGCTGTTCTGGGGCTTCTTCCAGGCGTTGGCGGCGCTGTCGACCAGCTGGATGTTGCTGCTGTTGACCCGGCTCGGGCTCGGCGCGTCGGAAGCGCCGATCTATCCGGCTGGCGGCAAGCTCAACGCGATCTGGATGACGCAGACCGAGCGTGGCCGCGGCGCGACCTTGCTCGACGGCGGCGCGCCGCTCGGCGCCGCGCTCGGCTCGATCGTGATCGCCTGGCTGATGGCGGCGTTCAGCTCCTGGCGCGTCGCCTTCGTGATCGCGGGCGTCGGCACCATGCTATGCGGGTTGTGGGCCTGGTACTACATCCGCAACGCGCCGCGCGAACATCCGTCGGTCAACGAAGCCGAGGCGCGCTATCTCGAGGAGGCACATGCGATCGAGGACGCCGCGACGCCGCCGTCCTCGGGCGCGAGCTGGATGGCCTATTTTCGCTTCCGCTCGGTGTGGTGCATGTGCCTCGGCTGGATGTTCTTCAACACCACCTTCTATGGGCTGTTGACCTGGATGCCGACCTATCTGTTCAAGGTGCACGGCTTCGACATCAAGGCGCTCGGTGGCGCCTCCTTCATCATCTTCTTCGCCGGCTTCGTCGGCGAGCTGGTCGGCGGCTGGATCGGCGATAACTGGCGGGCGAGGGGCGGTGCGCCCAACACCGTGTTCCGCACCCTGTTCGCGATCGCGGCGATCATGGCAACCGTCTCGATCTTCCTGGTCGCCTACGTCACCAACGCGGTCGCGGTCGTGGTGCTGCTGTCGACCACGCTGTTCTTCCTGCGCTGGTGCGGGATGTACTGGGCGATCCCGTCGGCGCTGGCCGGCCGCGGCAAGTCCGGCTTCCTCGGCGGCTGCATGAATCTCGGCGGCAACATCGCCGGCATCACCACGCCGCTGATCATCGGCTTCATCGTGCAGGCCACCGGTTCATATTTCCTGGCGCTGATGTATTTTGCCGCCGCCGGCGTTGCGCTGTTGATTTGCTCGACCCTGATCGACTACAGCCGCAAGCTCCCGGTTTAG
- the phnA gene encoding phosphonoacetate hydrolase yields MMQDNRKTITVNGRGYGAPTRPTVVICLDGSEPGYIEQAIEAGVAPTFARFMTEGAHVHATSVIPSFTNPNNLSIITGRPPAVHGIAGNYFYDTASNAEVMMNDPKFLRAPTILAGVHDAGYKVAAVTAKDKLRTLLAFGLDHASGRAIAFSSEKADQATKANNGIDNVLDFVGLPLPEVYSADLSRFVFAAGVKLVERHRPDLMYLSTTDYIQHKVGLGTKVANDFYAMIDGYLAKLDALGCNIVATADHGMNDKFLPDGKPDVIYLQDVMDDWTGAGAARVILPITDPYVAHHGSLGSFATIYTPEGADVGTLLMRLRDIKGIEVALTRTDACARFELPPDRIGDVVVISTKHKVLGTSAAKHDLSGLTEPLRSHGGLTEQRVPLIANRKIELPAGHALRNFDAFDVALNRIQ; encoded by the coding sequence ATCATGCAAGACAATCGCAAGACCATCACCGTCAACGGTCGCGGCTATGGCGCGCCGACGCGGCCGACCGTCGTGATCTGCCTGGACGGTTCGGAGCCGGGCTATATCGAGCAGGCGATCGAGGCCGGCGTGGCGCCGACCTTCGCCCGCTTCATGACGGAGGGCGCGCATGTTCATGCCACCAGCGTGATCCCGAGCTTCACCAATCCGAACAACCTTTCGATCATCACCGGACGGCCGCCCGCGGTGCACGGTATCGCCGGCAATTACTTCTATGACACGGCGAGCAATGCCGAGGTCATGATGAATGACCCGAAATTCCTGCGCGCGCCGACCATCCTCGCCGGCGTTCATGACGCCGGCTACAAGGTCGCCGCGGTCACCGCCAAGGACAAGCTGCGCACGTTGCTCGCCTTCGGGCTCGACCATGCGAGCGGCCGCGCCATCGCGTTTTCGTCGGAGAAAGCCGACCAGGCCACCAAGGCCAACAACGGCATCGACAACGTGCTCGACTTCGTCGGCCTGCCGCTGCCCGAGGTCTACTCGGCCGACCTGTCGCGCTTCGTGTTCGCGGCCGGCGTCAAGCTGGTCGAGCGCCATCGTCCTGATCTGATGTACCTGTCGACCACCGACTACATCCAGCACAAGGTCGGGCTCGGCACCAAGGTCGCCAACGACTTCTACGCGATGATCGACGGCTATCTAGCCAAGCTCGACGCGCTCGGCTGCAACATCGTGGCGACCGCCGACCACGGCATGAACGACAAGTTCCTGCCCGACGGCAAACCGGACGTGATCTATCTCCAGGACGTCATGGACGACTGGACGGGTGCGGGCGCCGCGCGCGTGATCCTGCCGATCACGGATCCCTACGTCGCCCATCACGGCTCGCTCGGCTCGTTCGCGACCATCTACACGCCCGAAGGCGCCGACGTTGGCACGCTGCTGATGCGGCTGCGCGACATCAAGGGCATCGAGGTGGCGCTGACGCGTACGGATGCTTGCGCCCGGTTCGAGCTGCCGCCGGACCGGATCGGCGACGTCGTCGTGATCTCGACCAAGCACAAGGTGCTCGGCACCAGCGCAGCCAAGCACGATCTGTCCGGCCTCACCGAACCGCTGCGCTCGCATGGCGGGCTGACCGAGCAGCGGGTGCCGCTGATCGCCAACCGCAAGATCGAGCTGCCGGCCGGTCACGCCCTGCGCAATTTCGACGCCTTCGACGTCGCGCTCAACCGCATCCAGTGA
- a CDS encoding aspartate/glutamate racemase family protein, whose protein sequence is MKILLLNPNTTGDVTDLLHAAGSKAASAGTELVPMTAMRGVPYIATRAEAQIGGAIALEMLAEAGPGIDAAVIAAFGDPGLFGARELFSFPVVGLAEAAMLTACMLGRRFAIVTFAGALAPWYEECVAMHGLSSRCAGIRTLDGSFQSISEVQAEKEELLVALANRAVEQDQADVVILSGAPLAGLAAKVRDRIAVPVVDPVAAAVRQAETLAVLKPRKAVAGTFRRPDPKLTRGLAEPLAAIIEHRAPKEGTR, encoded by the coding sequence ATGAAGATTCTGCTGCTCAATCCCAACACGACGGGGGATGTGACCGATCTGCTCCATGCCGCCGGCAGCAAGGCGGCCTCGGCCGGGACCGAATTGGTGCCGATGACCGCTATGCGCGGCGTGCCTTATATCGCGACCCGCGCCGAAGCCCAGATCGGTGGTGCGATCGCGCTGGAAATGCTGGCCGAGGCCGGCCCCGGGATCGACGCGGCCGTGATCGCCGCGTTCGGCGATCCCGGCCTGTTCGGCGCGCGCGAGCTGTTCTCCTTTCCCGTGGTCGGCTTGGCCGAGGCCGCGATGCTGACCGCCTGCATGCTCGGACGGCGGTTCGCCATCGTGACCTTCGCCGGCGCGCTGGCGCCCTGGTACGAGGAATGCGTCGCCATGCACGGACTGAGTTCGCGCTGCGCCGGCATCCGCACGCTCGATGGCAGCTTCCAGTCGATCTCGGAAGTGCAGGCCGAGAAAGAGGAGCTGCTGGTCGCGCTCGCCAACCGGGCGGTCGAGCAGGACCAGGCCGACGTCGTCATCCTGTCCGGCGCGCCGCTCGCCGGGCTTGCCGCCAAGGTTCGCGACCGCATCGCGGTGCCGGTGGTCGATCCGGTCGCGGCTGCGGTGCGCCAGGCCGAGACGCTTGCCGTGCTGAAGCCGCGCAAGGCGGTCGCCGGCACCTTCCGTCGTCCCGATCCCAAGCTGACGCGCGGGCTGGCCGAACCGCTCGCCGCCATCATCGAACATCGCGCACCGAAAGAGGGGACCCGTTGA
- the hydA gene encoding dihydropyrimidinase has product MSFDTIIRGGTVVTAADTFACDVGIRDGKIAALGHDLGDATEIIDATDRLVLPGGIDSHVHFAQPSGDGIVMADGFASGTRSAAFGGNTTVLPFCLQEKGQTLREALKHYHSLADGECHVDVAFHLIVTDPTEHVLGQELPALVEDGYTSLKVFMTYEGLALSDRELLETMSVARETGAMLMVHAENFDAIRFLTDRLERAGNTAPRFHATSRPIPVEREATHRAISLSELVDVPIMIVHVSNREAMEEIRRAQQRGLRVMGETCPQYLMLTEKDLDQLNMEGAKYVCSPPPRDVASQQACWEGLQQKVFSVFSSDHCPFRYDDPQGKLAPKGRTSFRWVPNGIPGVATRLPILFSEGVVKGRIDLNSFVAFSATNHAKIYGLYPRKGTIAVGSDADIALWDPKRKLTIRHELIHDGSDYTPYEGLEVTGWPVLTMVRGKVVVDDGTLVGSKAHGTYLPRAKPPVGATIP; this is encoded by the coding sequence ATGTCCTTCGACACCATCATTCGCGGCGGCACCGTCGTCACCGCCGCCGATACGTTTGCCTGCGATGTCGGCATTCGCGACGGCAAGATCGCAGCGCTGGGCCACGATCTCGGCGATGCGACCGAGATCATCGACGCGACCGACCGGTTGGTGCTGCCCGGCGGCATCGACAGTCACGTCCATTTCGCCCAGCCGTCTGGCGACGGCATCGTGATGGCCGACGGCTTCGCCTCCGGCACCCGCTCGGCGGCGTTCGGCGGCAACACCACGGTGCTGCCGTTCTGCCTGCAAGAGAAGGGGCAGACGCTGCGCGAGGCGCTGAAGCACTATCATTCGCTGGCGGACGGCGAATGCCATGTCGACGTCGCCTTCCACCTGATCGTCACCGATCCGACCGAGCACGTGCTGGGCCAGGAGCTGCCGGCGCTGGTCGAGGACGGCTACACCTCGCTGAAGGTCTTCATGACCTATGAGGGGCTGGCGCTTTCGGACCGCGAACTGCTCGAGACCATGTCGGTGGCGCGCGAGACCGGCGCCATGCTGATGGTGCATGCGGAAAACTTCGACGCGATCCGCTTCCTGACCGATCGGTTGGAGCGCGCCGGCAACACTGCGCCGCGCTTCCACGCCACCTCGCGGCCGATCCCGGTCGAGCGCGAGGCGACCCATCGCGCCATCTCGCTGTCGGAACTGGTCGATGTGCCGATCATGATCGTGCATGTCTCGAACCGCGAGGCGATGGAGGAGATCCGGCGCGCGCAGCAGCGTGGTCTGCGGGTGATGGGCGAGACCTGTCCGCAATACCTCATGCTGACCGAGAAGGACCTCGACCAGCTCAACATGGAAGGCGCCAAATACGTCTGCTCGCCGCCGCCGCGCGATGTCGCGAGCCAGCAGGCGTGCTGGGAAGGTTTGCAGCAGAAGGTGTTCTCGGTGTTCTCGTCGGACCATTGTCCGTTCCGCTACGACGACCCGCAAGGCAAGCTCGCGCCGAAGGGCCGCACCAGCTTCCGCTGGGTGCCGAATGGAATCCCCGGTGTCGCGACGCGGCTGCCGATCCTGTTTTCCGAAGGCGTGGTGAAGGGCCGGATCGATCTCAACAGCTTCGTCGCCTTCAGCGCGACCAATCACGCCAAGATCTACGGGCTCTATCCGCGCAAGGGCACGATCGCGGTCGGCTCGGATGCCGACATCGCGCTGTGGGATCCCAAGCGCAAGCTGACGATCCGCCACGAGCTGATCCATGACGGCTCCGACTACACGCCCTATGAAGGCCTCGAGGTCACCGGCTGGCCGGTGCTGACCATGGTACGCGGCAAGGTGGTCGTCGACGACGGCACGCTTGTCGGCAGCAAGGCGCACGGCACCTATCTGCCCCGCGCCAAGCCGCCGGTGGGAGCGACCATCCCGTAA
- a CDS encoding GntR family transcriptional regulator — protein sequence MTEAKTKAKTKTKTKATRRSKEPKRAMTALQRRRLRVPRVGLHEQAAARLRTMIVRGELAPGQSLGEADLSDALGISRTPLREALKQLASEGLVELRLNHSAVVAPFRRAELNELFEVVSGIERCAAELAALRMEAADFERLEALQDKIEWHHGRGELRDYFQVNQQIHSAIVGFARNAVLKGTHEALLARAERARFFALSVLGRWDESVREHQDILAALKARDATRAGQILAHHVRRTGEIVAETLDSKADDAAAAHLTAAPHGRKTRKVP from the coding sequence GTGACTGAAGCCAAGACCAAAGCCAAGACCAAGACCAAGACCAAGGCGACCAGGCGCAGCAAGGAACCGAAGCGGGCGATGACGGCGTTGCAGCGCCGCCGCCTGCGCGTGCCGCGGGTCGGCCTGCACGAGCAGGCGGCGGCGCGGCTGCGCACCATGATCGTGCGCGGCGAGCTTGCGCCGGGCCAGTCGCTGGGCGAGGCGGACCTGTCCGACGCGCTCGGCATTTCGCGCACCCCGCTGCGCGAGGCGCTGAAGCAATTGGCGAGCGAAGGCCTGGTCGAGCTCCGGCTCAACCACAGTGCCGTGGTGGCGCCGTTCCGTCGCGCCGAGCTGAACGAATTGTTCGAGGTCGTCAGCGGCATCGAGCGCTGCGCCGCCGAGCTTGCCGCGTTGCGGATGGAAGCGGCCGATTTCGAGCGGCTCGAGGCGTTGCAGGACAAGATCGAGTGGCACCACGGCCGCGGCGAGCTGCGCGACTATTTCCAGGTCAACCAGCAGATCCATTCGGCGATCGTCGGCTTCGCCCGCAATGCGGTGCTGAAGGGGACGCATGAGGCGCTGCTGGCACGCGCCGAGCGCGCGCGCTTCTTCGCGCTGTCGGTGCTCGGGCGATGGGATGAATCGGTGCGCGAGCACCAGGATATCCTGGCCGCGCTGAAGGCGCGCGATGCGACCCGCGCCGGGCAGATCCTGGCCCATCACGTCCGCCGTACCGGCGAGATCGTCGCCGAGACGCTGGACAGCAAGGCGGATGACGCCGCGGCCGCGCACCTGACCGCCGCGCCGCACGGCCGCAAGACGAGGAAAGTTCCGTAA
- the phnY gene encoding phosphonoacetaldehyde dehydrogenase — protein sequence MNIQTPAVRHEQMRIAGTLVDTEEHVEVFNPYTNKVVGTVPAARPEHVRSAFAKAAAFKPKLTRYERQRILLRTAELLAGRKEEFARLITAESGLCWKDSLYEAGRAYDVYSFAGQLAIKDDGETFSCDISPQGKARKIFTTRTPLLGAISAITPFNHPLNMVSHKIAPAIATNNRVVLKPTELTPLTALALADVLYEAGLPPEMLSVVTGNPHSMGDAMITDPDADLVTFTGSVRVGKHIAAKAGYKRLVLELGGNDPLIVMEDADLEKAAELAVTGATKNSGQRCTAVKRILCVEAVADDFSALVLKKARMLKCGDPMDPTVDVGTVIHEGAAKEFERRVNAAVTDGAELLHGNDRQGALYPPTVVDRIPWTSELVMQETFGPVIPIIRVPNDIESVIRISNATAFGLSSGVCTNRLDYITRFVSELDVGTVNVWEVPGYRIEMSPFGGIKDSGLGYKEGVQEAIKSFTNVKTYSLPWPA from the coding sequence ATGAACATCCAGACCCCGGCCGTTCGCCACGAGCAGATGCGGATCGCAGGCACCCTCGTCGACACCGAGGAGCATGTCGAGGTTTTCAATCCCTACACCAACAAGGTGGTCGGCACGGTGCCGGCGGCGCGCCCGGAGCATGTGCGCAGCGCATTTGCCAAGGCGGCCGCGTTCAAGCCGAAGCTGACGCGTTACGAGCGGCAACGCATCCTGCTGCGCACCGCCGAGCTCCTGGCCGGCCGCAAGGAGGAGTTCGCGCGACTGATCACCGCGGAATCCGGGCTGTGCTGGAAGGATTCGCTCTATGAGGCCGGCCGCGCCTACGACGTCTATTCGTTTGCCGGACAGCTCGCGATCAAGGACGATGGCGAGACGTTTTCCTGCGACATCAGCCCGCAGGGCAAGGCGCGCAAGATCTTCACGACGCGGACGCCGCTGCTTGGCGCGATCTCGGCGATCACGCCGTTCAACCATCCGCTCAACATGGTGAGCCACAAGATCGCTCCCGCGATCGCGACCAACAACCGCGTGGTGCTGAAGCCGACCGAGCTGACGCCATTGACCGCGCTCGCGCTCGCCGACGTGCTCTATGAAGCCGGGCTGCCGCCCGAGATGCTGTCGGTGGTGACCGGCAATCCGCATTCGATGGGGGATGCGATGATCACCGATCCTGACGCCGATCTCGTGACCTTCACGGGCTCGGTCCGGGTCGGCAAGCACATCGCGGCCAAGGCGGGCTACAAGCGCCTGGTGCTCGAGCTCGGCGGCAACGATCCGCTGATCGTGATGGAGGATGCCGACCTCGAGAAGGCGGCGGAGCTTGCGGTCACCGGCGCGACCAAGAATTCGGGCCAGCGCTGCACCGCCGTCAAACGCATCCTCTGCGTCGAGGCGGTTGCCGACGACTTCTCGGCTCTCGTTCTGAAGAAGGCGCGGATGCTGAAATGCGGCGATCCGATGGATCCGACGGTCGACGTCGGCACGGTGATCCATGAGGGCGCGGCGAAGGAATTCGAGCGCCGCGTCAATGCAGCGGTCACCGACGGCGCCGAGCTGCTGCATGGCAACGACCGCCAGGGCGCGCTGTATCCGCCGACGGTGGTCGATCGGATTCCCTGGACCAGCGAATTGGTGATGCAGGAGACCTTCGGGCCGGTGATCCCGATCATCCGGGTGCCCAACGACATCGAGAGCGTGATCCGGATTTCGAACGCGACCGCGTTCGGCCTGTCGTCCGGCGTCTGCACCAACCGGCTCGACTACATTACGCGGTTCGTCAGCGAGCTCGACGTCGGCACCGTCAATGTCTGGGAAGTGCCAGGCTACCGGATCGAGATGTCGCCGTTCGGCGGGATCAAGGACTCCGGCCTTGGCTACAAGGAAGGCGTGCAGGAGGCGATCAAGAGCTTCACCAACGTCAAGACCTACTCGCTGCCCTGGCCCGCATAG